The following are encoded in a window of Osmia bicornis bicornis chromosome 15, iOsmBic2.1, whole genome shotgun sequence genomic DNA:
- the LOC114882482 gene encoding golgin subfamily A member 6-like protein 6: MERVEENIRDLRKEVREDIEKVKEEALRREHRWAEQKREMEGKIEILIKKIEEIEKKEERATRWSEIEEKMRKTVQEEVEKRKEETGGGKVGEKLSELEKKWERKEREERRNNIIIRGMKVRKEEMKEKAEEIVKLIGVEDAIEEVKEVGSIERGKEVRMMLIKIKSSELKRRIMENKKALKGREERIEEDLTWAERKIQWTLRKIGREEREKGKYIWVDHGKIRIEGKWWKWDEEKGMLVDWVGRERKETQRGGQRTGEEEQGT; this comes from the coding sequence ATGGAAAGGGTGGAAGAGAATATAAGAGACCTAAGAAAGGAAGTAAGAGAAGATATAGAGAAAGTAAAGGAAGAAGCATTGAGGAGAGAACACAGGTGGGCTGAgcaaaaaagagaaatggaaggGAAGATAGAAATActgataaagaaaattgaggagatagagaagaaagaggagagGGCGACAAGGTGGAGTGAGATCGAAGAGAAAATGCGAAAAACTGTACAGGAAGAGgtggagaaaagaaaagaagagacaGGAGGCGGGAAGGTCGGCGAGAAGCTGAGTGAACTAGAAAAGAAATGGGAGAGAAaggagagagaagagagaaggaaTAACATAATAATCAGGGGCATGAAAGTAAGGAAAGAGGAGATGAAAGAAAAGGCGGAGGAGATCGTAAAGCTAATAGGAGTGGAAGACGCAATAGAAGAGGTAAAAGAGGTAGGATCGatagaaagaggaaaagaagttAGAATGAtgcttataaaaattaaatcgaGTGAGTTAAAAAGGAGGATAATGGAGAATAAAAAGGCGCtaaaaggaagagaagagagaataGAAGAAGATCTAACGTGGGCGGAGAGGAAGATACAATGGACACTAAGGAAAAtcggaagagaagaaagagagaaaggaaagtACATATGGGTTGACCAtggaaaaataagaatagaagGAAAATGGTGGAAATGGGATGAAGAAAAGGGAATGCTGGTTGACTGGGTGGGAAGGGAGAGGAAGGAAACTCAGAGAGGAGGACAAAGGACGGGGGAAGAGGAGCAAGGGACATAG